TCCATTATTACTTGCAATACCTTTTCGTGATCTGAAAGATCCTCAAAGGCGTGGTCCGCTCCGTGGGCCAGCAGTTCTTTGGCCGAACTTCGGGCCGTCCCCACCCCAATGGTTTTGGCTCCCAAGTGCCGGCCGCATTTTATGTCATGCTCGGTGTCGCCGATGATAACGATCTGCTTCCCGGAAAAGCGCTGCCCGGTAATTTCAAAGGACCGTCTTACCGCAATATCGGCCAGCTCTTTGCGGACCGAGGAATCATCGGCAAAGGCCCCGAAGGAGAAATATTTCCACAGGTCCAGCGATCCCAACTTCGCCCGGGCCCCCTTTTGTATGTTGCCGGTCAGCAGGCCCAACAGAACCGGCTGCTTGATCAGCTCCTCCAATAAATTGATGACACCGGGATAGATCTTCTTTTCTGCCTCTGCGGGAAGCTCTCTCTTTATTCCTTGGGCATAAATATCAAGGGCCTTGTTCACCAATTCATCAGTGCAGGATACTCCGGCCTCGGCCATCAATTCCCGGACGATCATGGGATCGGTCTTGCCGTCGAATATCCAATTATCTATCGGGCCGGCGGTGCCGAAGGTATGGATCAGGCCCTGCTTGAAGACCCTTTTGGGGGTGGGCCCGCAATGCACCAGGGTGCCGTCTATGTCGAAAAGGACCAGGTGGGTGTATTTCATCAGAACGTTATGCCCAGGTATTGTTCCTGCCTAAGGTATATTCTAGTGTTACTGAGGGTTTGTTGTAAATGTTCACTATAGTACACGTTGGATTCATATCCATTGATAAATTTTTCTTCCACAAAGATTCCTTTCCAGAAACGAATCTTTAGGGACATCTGGGCATTTATATTGGTTCCCGATTTGTTGTCAAAAATATTCTCTGCTCCCAGATTACCGGAGATAAATTTTAAAGGTACCCAAGTGGCACTAATCCCGAGTGCGATGTTTGACGAACCTTGAAGTTTTAACCGTGGAATTATTGAGAGATTTTTATTTATATTATAAACATAACCCAAATTAATATTTAAATGTTTGCCATTTGTATAAGAACTGTAATAGGCTTCGGTAAAAAGACCATTTTGCAAGGAGCTATCAAACGGGACCTTCCACCTTACCGAGTATGAATAAATGTGCTTAGATAAGTGTTTGCTCCATTCCAGTTCTGTCTCTAAGTTCTTTCCCCAGCCAAAGGCCCATTGGCCTCTCTGGTCGTTTGGTTCATACATTACGGTGCTCCTTTTCCATGGTAGAGGAAAGGCCCCTTGAGTGTAAAGCGATCGGTGCATCAATATGGGGATATCGGCGGCAATCCCGCTGACCGCATCCTGCGCCAAAAGGGATGAAACCGGCAACGCTAATAGCAAGAATATAAAAAAAGGGTTTTTCATAAGGCTAGTTGTGTTTTTAAATGGGTTTTTATTCTTTCCTTATTATAACTATTTTTCGGTCCTTGTCGCCCGCTCCTGGCTCCTGGCGCAATTCACCCTCCAGGGTCCCCCCCAGCCTATGGATGATCTCTCCGGCCGCCTCGATCTCCTGGCCGGCCTTGCTGGATTTGTAGGCCAGCAGTTTTCCGCCGACCCTCAGGAACGGAAAAGATATCTTAACCAGCTCCTTGAGCTCCGCCACCGCCCGGGCGGTGACGAAATCATACCGATTCAAAAGATTTTTGTCCTTCTGGACCGCCTGGGAATGCTGGGCGATCACCACAACCTCGGGCAACCCCAGCTCGGTGACGGCCAGCTCCAAAAAGCGGGCCTTTTTCTGGGTGGCCTCCAGGCAGGTCAATTTTATCTCCGGCAGGCATATCTTTAAGGGAATGCCGGGAAAACCACCGCCCGGGCCCAGGTCCATCACTTCGGCCGAGGCCTTCGCCGCCAATGCCGGCAGGGCGGTCAGCGAGTCCAGTAGATGATTGGCAAAAAGATTGTCAATGTCCCGCCGCGAGATCAGGTTTACTTTGGCATTCCATTGCCTTACCAGAGCCTGAAACTGAAACAACTTCTCCATCTGCTCCTGGCTCAGCGTCACGCCCAAAGCCTGGACGGCCTGGCCTATCTTTTGTGATTCAAGATCGTTAATAATCATTCTCCTGTTAATGGCACGCGAATGACACGAATCATCCGGATTTGCACGGTACTGTTTTTTCAGGGTCATTGCGAGACGACAAAAAAGCTTTTCTGACGAAGCAATCTGTTTCTATCGGTTAATAAAGAAAGCACCGGTCCATTCCACCTCCATCTTTATTATACCAAACTTTATCAATAAATTATTAATAATATTTCTTGATTTTAACTCCGTCAAGTTGTATCCTTATCCTGAAACCAAGGGGGTGATGAAATGGTGAAACATATCGTAATGTGGACCTTCAAGGACTATGCCGACGGCCGGGGCAAGGATGAAAATCTAAAGCTGGCCGCCCAGATGTTGGCCGGGCTCAAGGACAAGATCGACACTGTGCGCTTTTTGGAGATCGGGCATAATGTCAACCCCTCCGACGTGGCCTATGATCTGGCGCTATATTCGGAATTTGACGACCAGGCCGGACTGGATGTCTACCAGAAGCACCCCGAGCACCTTAAGGCCATGGGCTTTTTGGGAAGGGTGCGCCAGCAGCGGGTGGTG
The nucleotide sequence above comes from Candidatus Edwardsbacteria bacterium. Encoded proteins:
- a CDS encoding HAD family hydrolase, translating into MKYTHLVLFDIDGTLVHCGPTPKRVFKQGLIHTFGTAGPIDNWIFDGKTDPMIVRELMAEAGVSCTDELVNKALDIYAQGIKRELPAEAEKKIYPGVINLLEELIKQPVLLGLLTGNIQKGARAKLGSLDLWKYFSFGAFADDSSVRKELADIAVRRSFEITGQRFSGKQIVIIGDTEHDIKCGRHLGAKTIGVGTARSSAKELLAHGADHAFEDLSDHEKVLQVIME
- the rsmG gene encoding 16S rRNA (guanine(527)-N(7))-methyltransferase RsmG, producing MIINDLESQKIGQAVQALGVTLSQEQMEKLFQFQALVRQWNAKVNLISRRDIDNLFANHLLDSLTALPALAAKASAEVMDLGPGGGFPGIPLKICLPEIKLTCLEATQKKARFLELAVTELGLPEVVVIAQHSQAVQKDKNLLNRYDFVTARAVAELKELVKISFPFLRVGGKLLAYKSSKAGQEIEAAGEIIHRLGGTLEGELRQEPGAGDKDRKIVIIRKE
- a CDS encoding Dabb family protein — its product is MVKHIVMWTFKDYADGRGKDENLKLAAQMLAGLKDKIDTVRFLEIGHNVNPSDVAYDLALYSEFDDQAGLDVYQKHPEHLKAMGFLGRVRQQRVVVDYKV